One Babylonia areolata isolate BAREFJ2019XMU chromosome 20, ASM4173473v1, whole genome shotgun sequence DNA segment encodes these proteins:
- the LOC143295015 gene encoding cyanocobalamin reductase / alkylcobalamin dealkylase-like, protein MTDVTEVHSKVSQILSPAGFEVHPFLVGWYNDFLSNKTFALPYPEDTLAFIVISTPTMFDKAFKPFICRQTCDQQRDLVDECMIHHFNLIKEAFPSEEVETIHDFELTPTRRPKILVQTAGHVAGAAYYYQRKDVQPDPWDAKQKICGVSVHPTYGGWFALRGVVIFKTVRQPELPFRRAPDCVPGREGRIQLLEGFNFHWKDWTYRDIIRAEEKYSEEQCRYFETLPKDRKGIVEEIRASFSSS, encoded by the exons ATGACTGACGTGACAGAAGTACATTCGAAAGTCTCTCAAATTCTGTCGCCAGCTGGATTTGAGGTGCATCCTTTCTTG GTCGGCTGGTATAATGACTTCCTGTCCAACAAGACGTTTGCCCTGCCCTACCCCGAAGACACTCTGGCCTTCATCGTAATTAGCACGCCCACCATGTTCGACAAAGCGTTCAAGCCCTTCATCTGCCGCCAGACCTGCGACCAGCAGAGAGACCTTGTGGACGAGTGTATGATCCATCATTTCAACTTGATCAAGGAG GCGTTTCCATCAGAAGAGGTGGAGACGATACACGACTTTGAGTTGACGCCAACACGACGTCCCAAAATTCTGGTGCAGACAGCTGGCCATGTTGCTGGAGCGGCGTACTACTACCAGCGCAAAGACGTACAGCCTGACCCCTGGGATGCTAAACAG aaAATCTGCGGAGTCAGTGTCCACCCCACGTACGGGGGCTGGTTCGCACTGAGGGGTGTGGTCATCTTCAAGACGGTGCGGCAGCCGGAGCTGCCCTTCCGGCGGGCGCCGGACTGCGTGCCTGGGAGGGAGGGGCGGATCCAGCTGCTGGAGGGCTTCAACTTTCACTGGAAGGACTGGACCTACAGGGACATCATCCGAGCTGAGGAGAAGTACTCAGAGGAGCAGTGCCGCTACTTTGAGACCCTACCCAAGGACCGCAAAGGCATTGTTGAGGAGATCCGGGCAAGTTTTTCGTCAAGCTGA
- the LOC143295199 gene encoding putative tubulin polyglutamylase ttll-15, whose translation MHYSRFDTSEVTGMKRRYRGPSRFMYLCAFVLVLGVMLTFLNIYQLHKMREEHSIHQASSALVEGKPEDRTGSIVWIHGKNLQTGYLQHVFNVFEQSGFTTGDQTDEWHVLWAHDYPFKELSQLMSHLKPYQKVNHFPGSGFITNKVSLVTSKMNFIPMAFKLPKDKDHFLSYSRSHPQMMWVQKNNNHRGIHIKSAAELDMKKEGSFIQQYVDKPFLIDGHKFDIGIYTILTSINPLRVYIVEDDALFRFCPEEYYPFDPNILDKYVVHDDYLPLWKIRSLHALYSEKGFNFKVTFNEYLKSKGLPYKKVWADMIAAIQAVYLSKEHNLMETASKYPSTNNFFEMVRFDFVLDEKLNVYLMEANMSPNLSSKHFPPNKRLYEHVIFTLLSLVGLTQHLSREHLDFEEDMRVAATDIRVYPDMCSTSTCTESCVPAECKLCRKCVTRALEKVLKLAYLEHHRRGAARRVFPPAINETQAKLWDPSTDWPGTEELSDRNRLMYRWFIGKCRMDQTYCV comes from the coding sequence ATGCATTACAGTAGATTTGACACCTCAGAGGTGACGGGTATGAAGCGTCGTTATAGAGGACCAAGTCGGTTCATGTACCTGTGTGCTTTCGTCTTGGTGCTGGGAGTGATGCTGACATTCCTCAACATCTACCAGCTGCACAAGATGAGGGAAGAGCACAGCATTCACCAGGCTTCCTCTGCTTTGGTGGAGGGGAAACCAGAGGACAGAACAGGGTCCATCGTCTGGATCCACGGCAAGAACCTGCAGACTGGCTACCTGCAGCACGTGTTCAATGTCTTTGAACAGAGTGGATTCACCACAGGGGACCAGACAGATGAGTGGCATGTGCTGTGGGCCCACGACTACCCCTTCAAAGAGCTCAGCCAGCTCATGTCTCACCTGAAGCCTTATCAGAAAGTGAACCACTTCCCAGGGTCGGGTTTCATCACAAACAAGGTCAGCCTGGTCACCAGCAAGATGAATTTCATTCCCATGGCCTTCAAGCTTCCTAAAGACAAAGACCACTTCCTCTCCTACAGCCGCAGCCACCCCCAGATGATGTGGGTGCAGAAGAATAACAACCACCGAGGGATTCACATCAAGAGCGCTGCAGAGCTGGACATGAAAAAAGAAGGGTCGTTCATTCAGCAGTATGTGGACAAACCTTTCCTCATTGATGGTCACAAGTTTGACATAGGGATTTACACCATTCTTACTTCTATCAATCCTCTGAGGGTGTATATCGTTGAGGATGATGCTTTGTTCCGATTTTGCCCTGAAGAATATTACCCATTTGATCCCAACATACTGGATAAATATGTTGTCCATGATGATTACTTGCCTTTGTGGAAGATTCGCTCACTGCATGCTCTGTACTCAGAAAAGGGTTTTAACTTCAAGGTTACTTTTAACGAGTACTTAAAATCCAAAGGTTTGCCATACAAAAAGGTGTGGGCTGATATGATAGCTGCCATTCAAGCTGTGTACTTATCGAAGGAACATAACCTGATGGAGACTGCAAGCAAATATCCCAGCACCAACAACTTCTTTGAGATGGTACGGTTTGACTTTGTTTTGGACGAGAAACTCAACGTCTATCTCATGGAAGCCAACATGTCACCCAACTTGTCCTCAAAGCATTTCCCACCCAACAAACGACTGTATGAGCACGTCATCTTCACCTTGCTCAGCTTGGTTGGCCTGACACAGCATCTGTCTCGTGAACATCTCGACTTTGAGGAAGATATGCGTGTTGCAGCCACTGACATCCGCGTGTATCCAGACATGTGCTCTACGTCGACATGCACAGAATCCTGTGTTCCCGCTGAGTGCAAGCTTTGTCGTAAGTGTGTCACCCGTGCTTTGGAGAAAGTGCTAAAATTAGCCTACCTGGAGCATCACCGTCGAGGCGCTGCACGAAGAGTATTCCCACCTGCCATCAATGAGACGCAAGCAAAGTTGTGGGATCCATCCACTGACTGGCCCGGCACTGAGGAACTCTCAGACAGAAACAGGCTGATGTATCGATGGTTTATCGGTAAATGTCGAATGGACCAAACTTACTGTGTGTAA